A window of Mucilaginibacter sp. PAMC 26640 contains these coding sequences:
- a CDS encoding DoxX family protein, giving the protein MKITMIVIRTLMGLLLLYASIAYFFNLNGKPPVMPQPAITYNAGLAVVHLMTVVKAVELLCGIMFITGRFVTLAVVLLFPISVNIVLFHAVVMPATIGAGVFILLGNLFLAWYYRKNYVPLFSMK; this is encoded by the coding sequence ATGAAAATCACAATGATTGTTATTCGCACACTGATGGGTCTGTTACTGCTATATGCGTCAATAGCTTATTTTTTCAACTTAAATGGTAAACCGCCGGTAATGCCGCAACCTGCAATTACCTATAATGCCGGGTTGGCAGTAGTGCACCTCATGACTGTTGTTAAGGCAGTAGAATTGCTTTGCGGTATCATGTTTATTACCGGCAGATTTGTTACACTGGCTGTGGTACTTCTATTCCCTATCTCGGTAAATATTGTATTATTTCATGCGGTGGTAATGCCTGCGACGATCGGCGCCGGGGTGTTTATTTTATTGGGGAACCTGTTCCTGGCCTGGTATTACCGTAAAAATTATGTGCCGCTGTTTTCTATGAAATAA